The Arachis hypogaea cultivar Tifrunner chromosome 14, arahy.Tifrunner.gnm2.J5K5, whole genome shotgun sequence genome has a segment encoding these proteins:
- the LOC112742991 gene encoding protein FAR1-RELATED SEQUENCE 5-like: MLGNYEIPMFKRKWVQLIEEFGFEDKLWVNNMYEEKHMWATAYIIGKFFAGFRTTSRCEGLHSVVARYVGLRYDLTSFVEHFERCVAHLRFKEFNADYESTRGAPVMQTCIELLERFAAEVYTHEIFLLLWPFLSRAGSMRVLNIENNDDCIKYIVCKHGRPDFMCTIEFCQEEIIFMCTCLRMESFGIPYEHIVKVLVDRDICEIRRSLVLDRWTKKVKSALNDASGFTRDAVVISRQSALMEFYKQLVAVAAKFLERYEETRDIIMGLYSSYKAADEGINQPQSSVAKSDNPYVHEINIGSGQPSKKKRQHCSVYQMEGHKKTTCPWQKNIDNNVIEDGTNGSDDGDMYTEPKADLDSDN; this comes from the coding sequence ATGTTGGGCAACTACGAGATTCCCATGTTTAAGCGTAAGTGGGTTCAGCTTATTGAAGAATTTGGCTTTGAGGATAAGCTGTGGGTGAACAACATGTATGAAGAGAAGCATATGTGGGCTACTGCATATATAATAGGAAAATTTTTTGCTGGCTTTAGAACTACCTCAAGATGTGAAGGTTTACACTCAGTTGTGGCAAGGTATGTGGGGTTGCGGTATGATTTGACAAGTTTTGTAGAGCATTTTGAAAGGTGTGTTGCACACCTGCGCTTTAAAGAATTTAATGCTGATTATGAATCTACACGTGGGGCGCCCGTCATGCAGACTTGTATAGAGTTGCTAGAGAGATTTGCTGCTGAGGTATACACTCATGagatatttctattgttatggCCATTTCTCTCTAGAGCTGGATCAATGCGGGTGCTAAACATAGAGAATAACGATGATTGCATAAAGTACATTGTGTGTAAGCATGGGAGGCCCGATTTTATGTGCACTATTGAATTTTGTCAAGAAGAAATTATCTTCATGTGTACCTGTTTAAGAATGGAGTCATTTGGAATTCCTTATGAACATATTGTGAAAGTTCTAGTTGACAGAGACATTTGTGAGATTCGTCGGTCATTAGTATTGGATAGATGGACAAAAAAAGTAAAATCAGCACTCAATGATGCAAGTGGGTTCACCAGGGATGCTGTTGTTATTAGTCGTCAAAGTGCCTTAATGGAATTTTATAAACAATTGGTTGCTGTTGCTGCTAAATTCCTAGAGAGATATGAAGAGACACGTGACATAATTATGGGATTGTACTCATCTTACAAGGCTGCAGACGAAGGCATTAATCAACCTCAGTCAAGTGTAGCTAAAAGTGACAATCCGTATGTGCATGAAATCAATATAGGCTCAGGACAACCATCTAAGAAGAAGCGGCAACATTGTAGTGTTTATCAAATGGAAGGACATAAGAAGACAACATGTCCTTGGCAAAAGAACATTGACAACAACGTTATAGAAGATGGAACTAATGGTTCGGATGATGGCGACATGTATACCGAACCGAAGGCTGATTTAGATAGTGATAATTAG